Within the Burkholderia mayonis genome, the region TCGATGCGTGGCGCACGCGGTTCATGGGCGACGTGATCGGGCCGGCGATCCGGGATCCGGCTCGCCGCGCGCTCGTGCAGCGGCATCGCGATGCGGGCGATCCGTGCTGCACCGTGGCCGCCGCCAACGTGTTGGTCACGGCGCCGATCGGCAAGGCGCTGGGATTCGACCGCCTGCTCGGCATCGAGCTCGGCGCCGAGGGAGACGATCCGCACGCGCGCTATACCGGCAATGCGGTCGGCGTGCCGACGTTCCGCGAAGGCAAGATCGCCCGCATCGAGCCGAGCGCTGGCTCGCGTCGCTCGGCTATCGCTTACAGGACATGGAACAGCCGCTCGGCGGCGAACGCATCTTGCGACCAGACCGGCGCCTCGAGGACATGGGCAATCGCTCGGCCGGGGCCGCCCCGGCGCCGCCTCGCCCGCTCGGCTCAAGTGGATTTGCGATGCCCGGCGTGCTGCTCGAACAGCCGCCGCACGATCAGGACGATGCCGACGACAATGCAGACAAATACGAACCACAGCGCGAGTACGTAGCCGACGAGTTGCCAGAACTCGTCGACGCGCGCCCGCATCACGGCCGCCGAATAGCCGGCCGCGCTGCTCGCCGCGTCGACGTACGCGGCCCGGTACAGAAAGAACGACCGGCAGACCGCGTTGTCCGGCTGCGTCGCCGACAGCAGCGAGCCCGCCGGCATCGCCCGCACTTCCGCGCATTCCGACGCCGTCATTCCGTCGACGATCGCCTGCTCGACCGGATGATCGACGATCGCGCTGATCCACGTCACACCGATTGCGAACAGCGCGCTCAGGCCTACCGCATGAATCCACCTGGCTAGCCGTCGATGTCGACGATGCTCGTACCTGTGTTCCATCGCATTGCTCCGTTGCGATCCCGTGGACGCGCGGCGCCGACGGGACTCCATTCGCCCGGATGCATACTGCGTGCAGTTGCAGCAAACCGGCTTGACCTGGCTCAAATGGAACGGGTCCCTCCACGCGCCCGATCGCGAAAAAAGCCGATCTCGCACCACCGGGCGAAATCGATGCGCGCGCCCATTCGAAACGCGCGGCCGCCCGTGAACGCCGCGGCGCGCGCGATCCCCTTCAAGCGCGCGACGCGCCGCCTCGATGCGCGTGAGTCAGATCGTCGAGAAACGCCTGCACGATCGGATCCTGCCGGCCGCGCCGCTGCGTAACCACCTGGAACGTCACGTCGTAGCCCAGCATGCCCGGATTCAGCGCCTTGAGCAGCCCCTGCTTCACGTAAGGCGCCGCGAAATGCCGAGGCAGATAGCCGAGATGATGGCCGGACAGGATCAGCAGCGCGACGGCCTCCATGTTGTCGGCTTGCGCGGTAACTTTCGCGGGCGTCGTCGACAACGCCGCTTCGGGCAGCGGATAGGTGCGCCACGCCCACTCGAAATCCGCGACGCTCGACGGCGCGAGCCGCCCCGCCCGCCTGAAGAGCGGATGGCCGCGCCCGCAGTACGCGACCTGACGTTCGACGAAGAGCGGCGTGTACTCGAGCGTCGGCACGCGATGCCAGAAATAGCCGATCGCGATCTGCACGTCGCCGCTCAGCAGACGCTCTGCGAGGTCGCCCGGCGGCCGCACCGAGATCACGAAGCGCACGGCTTCGTTGCGCTGCCGGAACCGCGCGATCGCGTCGCTGATGCGGGCGTTCTCGCTGATCGGCGTGTGGCCGATGAGGCCGATCGCGAGCGTGCCGACGAGCGTCTTGTCCATGTGCCGCGCTTCGCTGCTGAACGCGTCGACGGCCGCATACAGCTTCTTCGCGAGCGCGTAGAAGCGCTCGCCCTTCGTCGTCAGCCGAAAGCCGCTGCGCCCGCGCTCGCACAACCGGAAGCCGACGCGCGTCTCGAGCGTCGACAACTGCGTGCTGA harbors:
- a CDS encoding HAD family hydrolase → MRSSPRHRRREHSEEAARPLPRTLSRVQLDAWRTRFMGDVIGPAIRDPARRALVQRHRDAGDPCCTVAAANVLVTAPIGKALGFDRLLGIELGAEGDDPHARYTGNAVGVPTFREGKIARIEPSAGSRRSAIAYRTWNSRSAANASCDQTGASRTWAIARPGPPRRRLARSAQVDLRCPACCSNSRRTIRTMPTTMQTNTNHSAST
- a CDS encoding LysR family transcriptional regulator, coding for MLGTLTDLDLRLIRVFVAVADAGGVSVAQSTLNVSQPTISTQLSTLETRVGFRLCERGRSGFRLTTKGERFYALAKKLYAAVDAFSSEARHMDKTLVGTLAIGLIGHTPISENARISDAIARFRQRNEAVRFVISVRPPGDLAERLLSGDVQIAIGYFWHRVPTLEYTPLFVERQVAYCGRGHPLFRRAGRLAPSSVADFEWAWRTYPLPEAALSTTPAKVTAQADNMEAVALLILSGHHLGYLPRHFAAPYVKQGLLKALNPGMLGYDVTFQVVTQRRGRQDPIVQAFLDDLTHAHRGGASRA